One part of the Granulicella arctica genome encodes these proteins:
- a CDS encoding TonB-dependent receptor: protein MRTSTRRGIFAAFVILFSFLVSGVRAQSAGSSGTLSGIVTDPVGAVVADAVVTIVNPVSGYDRASTTDSTGHYQFTNVPFNPYHLSVNRAGFSTASHDVDVRSTVPIAFNLSLKVGESSTVINVDAGDLVENDPTFHTDVDRGLFNKLPLETPSSTLSSLVTLASPGVAADSNGLFHGLGDHASNSFSLDGQPITDQQSKVFSNQIPSNSIQSIEVISGAPPAEYGGKTSLIINVTTRSGEGIKTPTGSITTSYGTFGTSTASLDLSYGGQNWGNFFEADGLNTGRFLDPAEFSVFHDKGNEQNVFDRIDRQLTAKDSMHLNLTYSRSWFQTPNTYDNLNVQNVVSGGASSSPVFGNVGSADQKSKIETFNISPTYTRVIGANSVFNIAPYVRRDAYNYYPSEDPLADLGPIQAQSISQIRTLTNAGAHTDISYVKGRNNVKVGAVYAQTFLREHDNLGLVNSTFNSPCVDASGNPQSGFSDPSQCAGAGLVSNDPSINASGTFNSALLPYDLTRGGTLFNYFGHTDVKELALYAQDQLKAGNFVFNLGIRGDLYNGLTVARQAEPRLGVAYSVKPTGTVLRVSYARTLETPFNENLVLSSQGCASNVLAPLLLCTPGVSNTLQPGFRNEFHAGLQQAFGKNLVISGDYIWKYTHNAFDFSVLGNTPITFPIDWHNSKIPGFALRADVPNFHNITAFVVISSVAARFFPPQSAGAGATVGQSGFPFRIDHDERYNQTTHLQYQVPLKHGPFVGFNWRYDSGLTAGSVPCYNVTDPNSLCNPANGGPSITINGQPGINLSGLTPDQQFQAGLTCNGVKATPYVGIPNNECLASQLTSNLVSIPAPGTENDDKNPPRIMHRNLFDLSLGEDNLFNGDKHRWSARVTTVNLTNKYALYNFLSTFSGTHYVTPRAVTAEIGYHF from the coding sequence ATGCGCACGTCGACACGACGCGGCATTTTTGCAGCTTTCGTTATTCTGTTTTCTTTTCTTGTTTCGGGTGTTCGGGCGCAATCTGCCGGAAGCTCCGGTACGTTGTCCGGCATCGTCACAGATCCAGTGGGAGCTGTTGTCGCGGATGCCGTTGTCACGATCGTGAATCCTGTCAGTGGCTACGATCGCGCTAGCACCACGGACTCCACCGGGCACTATCAATTCACGAACGTCCCTTTCAATCCTTACCATTTAAGTGTGAATCGGGCAGGTTTCTCCACTGCGTCGCACGATGTGGATGTTCGCTCAACCGTACCCATTGCCTTCAATCTGTCGCTTAAGGTGGGAGAGTCCTCTACTGTCATCAATGTCGATGCAGGTGATCTCGTTGAGAACGATCCGACCTTTCATACAGACGTGGATCGCGGCCTGTTCAACAAACTGCCGCTCGAGACTCCCTCCTCTACGTTAAGCTCTCTTGTTACCTTGGCGTCGCCGGGTGTTGCTGCCGATTCGAATGGTCTCTTTCATGGGCTCGGCGATCATGCCTCCAACTCGTTCTCGCTCGATGGTCAGCCGATTACAGATCAGCAGAGTAAGGTTTTTTCGAACCAGATTCCGTCGAATTCAATCCAATCAATAGAAGTGATCTCTGGCGCGCCTCCTGCTGAGTATGGCGGCAAGACTAGCTTGATCATCAATGTCACAACGCGTTCCGGTGAAGGCATAAAGACGCCGACGGGTAGTATCACGACGTCGTATGGAACGTTTGGCACATCGACCGCGTCTCTCGACCTTTCGTACGGCGGACAGAACTGGGGTAATTTCTTTGAAGCAGATGGTTTGAATACCGGACGCTTTCTCGATCCTGCGGAGTTCAGCGTCTTCCATGACAAGGGCAACGAGCAGAACGTGTTCGACCGCATCGACCGTCAGCTAACGGCGAAGGACTCGATGCATCTGAATCTGACCTATAGCCGGTCCTGGTTCCAGACGCCGAACACGTATGACAATCTCAATGTTCAGAATGTGGTGAGCGGAGGCGCAAGCAGCAGCCCGGTCTTTGGGAATGTAGGCAGCGCCGATCAGAAGTCGAAGATTGAGACATTCAATATCTCTCCGACTTATACACGCGTCATTGGAGCGAACTCGGTCTTCAATATTGCACCGTATGTGCGGCGGGATGCATATAACTATTACCCTAGCGAAGATCCTCTTGCTGACCTCGGGCCGATCCAAGCGCAGAGCATCTCTCAGATTCGCACGCTGACGAACGCCGGAGCTCATACTGATATTTCCTATGTGAAGGGTAGGAATAATGTGAAGGTTGGCGCGGTGTATGCGCAGACGTTCCTTCGCGAGCATGACAATCTCGGCTTGGTGAACTCAACCTTCAACTCTCCCTGCGTCGATGCAAGCGGGAATCCACAAAGCGGCTTTTCTGATCCGTCGCAGTGCGCTGGGGCAGGCTTGGTTTCGAATGACCCGAGTATCAACGCGAGTGGCACCTTCAACTCTGCTTTACTGCCGTACGACCTGACGCGTGGCGGGACGCTCTTCAACTACTTCGGACACACCGATGTGAAGGAGCTTGCTCTCTATGCGCAGGACCAGCTCAAGGCAGGTAATTTTGTCTTCAATCTCGGAATTCGTGGCGATCTCTACAACGGCCTTACAGTTGCGCGTCAGGCAGAGCCACGGCTTGGTGTCGCCTACTCGGTGAAGCCGACCGGCACGGTGCTTCGCGTCTCGTATGCGAGGACGCTGGAGACTCCTTTCAACGAGAACCTGGTCCTCTCCAGTCAGGGATGTGCCAGTAATGTTCTTGCTCCTCTATTGCTCTGCACGCCGGGTGTATCGAACACGCTACAGCCAGGGTTCCGCAATGAGTTCCATGCCGGACTGCAGCAGGCATTCGGTAAGAACCTTGTGATCAGTGGAGACTACATCTGGAAGTACACTCACAACGCTTTCGATTTCAGTGTGCTGGGAAATACGCCCATCACGTTCCCGATCGATTGGCACAACTCGAAGATCCCTGGATTTGCTCTTCGTGCCGACGTGCCCAACTTTCATAACATCACGGCGTTTGTTGTGATTTCATCGGTAGCGGCTCGATTCTTCCCTCCGCAGAGCGCTGGAGCTGGCGCAACGGTCGGGCAAAGTGGATTTCCTTTCCGCATCGATCACGACGAACGATACAACCAGACAACGCATCTGCAATATCAGGTGCCGCTGAAGCATGGTCCGTTCGTTGGCTTCAACTGGCGCTACGACAGTGGTCTCACTGCCGGCTCGGTTCCTTGTTATAACGTGACGGATCCAAATAGCCTGTGCAATCCAGCCAATGGTGGTCCGTCGATCACGATCAACGGACAGCCTGGAATCAATCTGAGCGGTCTCACCCCTGATCAGCAGTTTCAAGCTGGCCTCACCTGCAATGGTGTGAAGGCGACACCCTATGTGGGCATTCCGAATAACGAGTGCCTGGCTTCACAGCTCACCTCGAACCTTGTCTCCATTCCGGCGCCTGGTACTGAGAACGATGACAAGAACCCGCCCCGCATTATGCATCGCAACCTGTTCGACCTTTCTCTCGGAGAAGATAATTTGTTCAACGGAGACAAGCATCGCTGGAGTGCTCGGGTGACAACTGTGAACCTGACGAACAAGTACGCGCTGTATAATTTTCTCTCAACGTTTAGCGGCACGCATTACGTTACGCCCAGAGCAGTGACGGCTGAAATCGGTTATCACTTCTAG
- a CDS encoding tyrosine-type recombinase/integrase gives MGQRQRNYRDWFAPILEAIKLPNYTWHCNRHTFASRLVMKGIDLRTMGEMLGHRTFQATMRYTHLAADHKQSARACLDSP, from the coding sequence GTGGGACAGCGACAACGGAATTATCGAGACTGGTTCGCTCCAATTCTGGAAGCCATCAAACTGCCCAATTACACGTGGCATTGCAATCGACATACCTTTGCCAGTAGGCTAGTCATGAAAGGCATAGATCTCCGTACTATGGGTGAGATGCTCGGTCATCGGACGTTCCAGGCGACCATGCGCTACACTCACCTAGCGGCGGACCATAAGCAGAGCGCGAGAGCGTGTCTTGATAGCCCATGA
- a CDS encoding TonB-dependent receptor translates to MRRLIACLIFLGLLYSPVAYATIFGQIHGVVHDPQHRPIAGVQIKLRAVNSAFTKTALTGQDGSFSIPAVPLGDYVVTASQAGFAGVRQTLALASDTSPILHFELQLGAVQQAVTVTTDTNTTNLNTVTPTSLISRQDIALTPGADRTNSMAMITDYVPGAYMTHDMLHMRGGHQVSWLIDGVQIPNTNIASNLGAQIDPKDIDYIEVERGSYTSDVGDRTYGVFNVVPRTGFERNREAELVFSAGNFFQTNDQINFGDHSEKFAYYASLNGNRSDYGLAPPVGQVLHDATNGYGGFASLIYNRTPENQLRLVMQLRQDNFQIPYDPDPNSFENQQYDSSGLRDSQHETDGVAAFSWLHTFSSSTVLQVSPFFHYNKADYESNPNDIPVATTVNRSSAYGGGQASITTEIARNTLQAGFYSFGQHDNYLFGAIFNDGSGSPNFSTPDSASGGVIEEYVSDNYKATSWLTLIAGLRQTHFQGQFTENETDPRFGVAVRVPKLNWVFRGFYGRFYQPPPLLTAKGPIVQFAQNNNTDFVSLHGERDEEHQFGVQIPFKGWLLDADTFKTRINNFLDHSNVGNSSIYFPVTVDGALVRAWELSLRSPRLWHFGQVHLAYSNQIAEQRGNITGGLVCTPVGDPACDAGFTYTPVDHDQRNTLNAGFNATLPDRITASTNVYYGSGFTNGDPDPTTPYPNAYLHQHTTFDFSIGKRFGERTTVAINALNVANRRTLLDNSLTFGGFHYNDPREIYGEVRYRFHY, encoded by the coding sequence ATGCGCCGTCTTATTGCCTGCCTCATTTTCTTGGGATTGCTTTACAGTCCCGTCGCCTACGCTACGATCTTCGGGCAGATTCATGGTGTTGTCCACGATCCACAGCACCGCCCCATCGCGGGAGTTCAGATCAAACTTCGTGCGGTCAACTCTGCCTTCACAAAGACCGCCCTGACTGGCCAGGATGGCTCCTTCTCCATTCCAGCCGTTCCGCTTGGCGACTACGTTGTTACAGCCTCCCAAGCCGGCTTTGCCGGAGTCCGCCAAACTCTCGCGCTCGCCTCGGATACCTCACCCATCCTGCACTTCGAACTACAACTTGGCGCTGTGCAGCAGGCCGTAACCGTCACGACCGACACCAACACCACTAACCTCAACACTGTCACCCCGACCTCCCTCATCAGCCGGCAGGACATCGCATTGACGCCTGGTGCAGACCGCACCAACAGCATGGCCATGATCACCGACTACGTTCCCGGCGCTTACATGACCCACGATATGCTTCACATGCGCGGTGGGCACCAGGTCAGCTGGCTCATCGACGGCGTCCAGATCCCAAACACCAACATCGCCAGCAACCTTGGCGCGCAGATCGATCCCAAAGACATCGACTACATCGAAGTCGAGCGTGGAAGCTACACCTCCGATGTCGGTGATCGCACATACGGGGTCTTCAACGTGGTCCCCCGCACCGGCTTCGAGCGCAACCGCGAGGCCGAGCTTGTTTTCAGCGCCGGCAACTTCTTCCAGACCAACGACCAGATCAACTTCGGCGACCATTCCGAAAAGTTTGCATACTACGCCAGTCTTAACGGCAATCGTAGCGACTACGGGCTTGCGCCACCTGTCGGCCAGGTCCTGCACGACGCCACGAACGGCTATGGCGGTTTCGCATCCTTGATCTATAACCGCACTCCTGAAAACCAGCTCCGTCTTGTCATGCAACTTCGCCAGGACAACTTCCAGATCCCCTACGACCCCGATCCCAACAGCTTTGAAAACCAACAGTACGACTCCAGCGGCCTTCGCGACAGCCAGCACGAAACCGACGGTGTCGCCGCCTTCTCCTGGCTCCACACTTTCAGTTCCTCTACCGTCCTACAGGTCTCACCCTTCTTCCACTACAACAAGGCCGACTATGAATCGAATCCCAATGACATCCCGGTAGCAACCACGGTCAACCGCTCCTCCGCTTACGGCGGCGGACAAGCCTCCATTACGACGGAGATCGCTCGCAACACCTTGCAGGCAGGCTTCTATTCCTTTGGCCAGCACGATAACTATCTCTTCGGCGCCATCTTCAACGATGGGAGTGGAAGTCCCAACTTCTCGACCCCAGACTCCGCTTCCGGGGGTGTTATCGAAGAATACGTCTCTGACAACTACAAGGCGACCTCGTGGCTCACACTCATCGCGGGCCTTCGGCAGACCCACTTCCAAGGTCAGTTCACCGAGAATGAAACTGATCCACGGTTCGGCGTTGCCGTGCGCGTTCCCAAGTTGAACTGGGTCTTCCGAGGCTTCTATGGACGCTTCTATCAGCCCCCACCGCTGCTCACCGCCAAGGGCCCCATCGTGCAGTTCGCCCAGAACAACAATACCGACTTTGTCTCTCTCCACGGCGAGCGTGACGAAGAGCATCAGTTCGGCGTCCAGATTCCCTTCAAGGGCTGGCTCCTCGACGCCGACACCTTCAAGACCCGCATCAACAACTTCCTGGATCACTCCAACGTGGGTAACTCCAGCATCTACTTCCCAGTCACCGTCGACGGAGCACTCGTCCGCGCCTGGGAGCTCTCCCTCCGCTCACCGCGGCTATGGCATTTCGGCCAGGTCCACCTCGCCTACTCCAACCAGATCGCCGAGCAGAGAGGCAACATCACAGGCGGCCTCGTCTGCACCCCCGTTGGCGATCCGGCCTGCGATGCTGGCTTTACCTATACTCCGGTCGATCACGATCAGCGAAATACTCTTAATGCCGGGTTCAATGCGACGTTACCAGACCGCATTACGGCCTCAACAAATGTTTACTATGGCTCGGGCTTCACCAACGGCGATCCCGACCCCACGACACCCTATCCCAACGCATATCTTCACCAACACACAACCTTCGACTTCTCCATTGGCAAGAGGTTCGGCGAGCGCACTACGGTTGCCATCAATGCGCTGAACGTGGCTAACCGCAGAACGCTGCTCGACAACAGCCTCACCTTCGGCGGCTTTCACTACAACGACCCGCGCGAAATCTACGGCGAAGTCCGCTATCGCTTTCACTACTAA